The following proteins are encoded in a genomic region of Bernardetia sp. MNP-M8:
- a CDS encoding phosphatase PAP2 family protein, whose product MTLIEKLDQLDKQLLLFLNGLHHPFMDDLMWYISLKYTWIPIYLGLIFILYKLFGIKHFWKIVLGILISIALADQFASGFCKPFFERLRPSHSPEIENLVYILRDYRGGKYGFISSHASTTFSIAFFIFLALKRFSKLLWVKILRYASLFWALLVAYSRVYLGVHYVGDIVAGAIAGILIAWFVFWIYTVLEKRFSVPLQKTSDSFLE is encoded by the coding sequence ATGACTCTGATAGAAAAACTAGACCAATTAGACAAACAACTTTTACTATTTTTAAATGGACTTCACCATCCTTTTATGGATGATCTGATGTGGTATATTTCTTTAAAATATACTTGGATTCCTATTTATTTAGGGTTAATTTTTATTTTGTATAAACTTTTCGGCATTAAGCATTTCTGGAAAATTGTTTTAGGGATTCTTATCTCAATAGCTTTGGCAGACCAATTTGCATCTGGCTTTTGTAAACCTTTTTTTGAGCGTTTACGTCCTTCACACAGTCCAGAAATAGAAAACCTAGTTTATATTTTAAGAGATTATAGAGGTGGAAAATATGGTTTTATTTCTTCTCATGCTTCTACTACTTTCAGTATTGCTTTCTTTATTTTTTTGGCTTTAAAACGATTTTCAAAACTGCTTTGGGTAAAAATTCTGCGTTATGCTTCTCTTTTTTGGGCTTTACTTGTGGCTTATTCTCGTGTATATTTGGGAGTGCATTATGTGGGCGATATTGTAGCTGGAGCAATAGCAGGAATTTTGATAGCTTGGTTTGTTTTTTGGATATATACAGTATTAGAGAAGCGTTTTTCAGTACCTTTACAAAAAACTTCAGATAGCTTTTTGGAATAA
- a CDS encoding DUF6438 domain-containing protein — MKNYALLLALLSSLFLSSSLFFSCKSAKTDSFFELKYAKSACKGQCPVFDMTIKEDQMVVFNGRQYTTIIGIVQIKLSDEKYQKLQQLIKESQFLETEAIGYNRAFDIPITTLEITKGEKVKKQVMYIEKPENLEPLLNFLDLLVLELQSDSKTN, encoded by the coding sequence ATGAAAAATTACGCCTTACTCCTCGCTTTACTTTCTTCTCTGTTTCTTTCTAGCAGTTTATTTTTTTCTTGTAAATCTGCCAAAACAGATAGCTTTTTCGAATTGAAATATGCCAAATCAGCTTGTAAAGGTCAATGTCCTGTTTTTGATATGACAATTAAAGAAGATCAAATGGTTGTTTTTAATGGCAGACAATATACAACTATTATTGGAATCGTTCAGATAAAATTATCTGATGAAAAATATCAAAAACTTCAACAATTAATCAAAGAAAGTCAGTTTTTAGAAACTGAGGCAATTGGCTATAACCGTGCTTTTGATATTCCCATTACTACATTAGAAATTACGAAAGGGGAAAAAGTCAAAAAACAAGTCATGTATATAGAGAAACCTGAAAATTTAGAACCTCTTTTAAATTTTTTAGACCTGTTAGTTCTTGAATTACAATCAGATAGCAAGACAAATTAA
- a CDS encoding DUF3078 domain-containing protein — protein MKQFNFLIIAFLFFISFSAFAQDTTNVTTDGIATVPVEEVKIWEKKGSFSGTFSNVGLSNWAGGGQSSIALGAILNLNATRKTEKSTWANILTVQYGMARIGKSDFNLFKKTDDNFQFDSKYSYNLGKDWSSGTSMSFRTQMAPGYFFDRDSLGEEKQGQLISNFLSPGYLLFATGIRYETKIFNMRYSPLAAKFTFVMNDSLANIGAFGVEKGQNIRSEFGSNFDASLSYDVMENVKLSSTLNLFANYEHITQIDVNWENLIVFKINKYLTTSFSTQLIYDHDILIPQEGVDEASKRAIQFKHVLNINVGYTF, from the coding sequence ATGAAACAATTCAACTTTTTAATCATTGCTTTTTTATTTTTTATTTCTTTTTCAGCTTTTGCGCAAGATACCACAAATGTAACCACAGACGGAATTGCTACTGTTCCAGTTGAGGAAGTTAAAATTTGGGAGAAAAAAGGATCATTTTCTGGAACGTTCTCAAATGTTGGACTAAGTAACTGGGCAGGGGGTGGACAAAGTTCAATTGCCTTAGGTGCAATTCTGAACTTAAATGCAACAAGAAAAACTGAAAAATCTACGTGGGCAAATATTTTGACTGTTCAATATGGAATGGCAAGAATAGGAAAAAGTGATTTTAATTTATTCAAAAAAACAGATGATAATTTTCAATTTGATTCTAAATACAGTTATAATTTGGGTAAAGATTGGAGCAGTGGAACATCAATGAGCTTTCGTACTCAGATGGCACCTGGTTATTTTTTTGACAGAGACTCTTTAGGAGAAGAAAAACAAGGACAGCTTATTTCAAACTTTCTTTCACCTGGATATTTGCTTTTTGCTACTGGTATTCGTTATGAAACTAAGATTTTTAATATGCGTTACTCTCCTTTGGCTGCCAAATTTACCTTTGTAATGAATGATTCTTTAGCTAATATTGGAGCTTTTGGAGTAGAAAAAGGACAGAATATTCGTTCCGAATTTGGTTCTAACTTTGATGCTTCTCTTAGCTATGATGTAATGGAAAATGTAAAACTGAGTTCGACACTAAACCTTTTTGCTAATTACGAACATATCACACAAATAGATGTAAACTGGGAAAATTTGATTGTATTTAAGATAAATAAATATCTTACCACTAGTTTTTCTACTCAACTGATTTATGACCATGATATTTTAATTCCACAAGAAGGTGTAGATGAGGCTTCTAAAAGAGCTATTCAGTTTAAGCATGTGTTGAATATTAATGTAGGATATACCTTTTAG
- a CDS encoding helix-hairpin-helix domain-containing protein: MMQFIRNIRVEFSELVKNNTNFTQREANGMVVLSVILFFPMFMIVWERVQSADEIDKELTELQAEKADSLLAVLEMQQPLDRETKLAMLEIKLFNPNKLSIAQWQAMGVKPWVAKRVVNAVNKKYVFLQKNDLANFNGFPKEEYERLKNYIDLPDSVNRKEYYKQKYASNDKNKYNYKKYKNTDYDKDKSVNNYTSNYEKKEYKKYVRKVTSKFDINTADTSILKQIRGIGEKTSVRIEHFRDAIGGFHSLNQVQEVYGLSPEAFEELLKYAFIHSSFKVKKININTANYETLKSHSYINVKAASILLKYKKQHGNYKTIEDIKNSRAIEEEKLTKLIPYLEF, encoded by the coding sequence ATGATGCAATTTATAAGGAATATAAGAGTCGAATTTTCTGAGCTAGTAAAGAATAATACAAACTTTACACAACGAGAAGCAAATGGAATGGTCGTTTTATCGGTTATTCTTTTTTTTCCTATGTTTATGATAGTTTGGGAAAGAGTACAAAGTGCAGATGAAATAGACAAGGAACTAACAGAACTACAAGCTGAAAAGGCAGATAGTTTATTAGCTGTTTTGGAAATGCAACAGCCTTTAGATAGAGAAACCAAGCTAGCAATGTTAGAAATTAAACTTTTCAATCCTAATAAATTATCGATTGCACAATGGCAAGCGATGGGGGTAAAGCCTTGGGTAGCTAAAAGGGTAGTAAATGCAGTTAATAAAAAGTATGTTTTTTTACAAAAAAATGATTTAGCTAACTTTAATGGATTTCCAAAAGAGGAGTATGAAAGGTTGAAAAACTATATAGATTTGCCTGATTCCGTAAATAGAAAAGAATATTACAAGCAAAAATATGCGTCTAATGACAAGAATAAATACAATTATAAAAAATATAAGAACACGGATTATGATAAAGACAAATCAGTAAATAATTATACTTCTAATTATGAGAAAAAAGAGTATAAAAAGTATGTTCGAAAAGTCACATCAAAATTTGATATAAATACAGCCGACACATCAATATTAAAACAAATAAGAGGAATAGGGGAAAAAACATCTGTCCGAATAGAACATTTTAGAGATGCCATTGGTGGTTTTCATTCTCTGAATCAAGTGCAAGAAGTGTATGGGCTTTCACCAGAAGCCTTTGAGGAACTTCTCAAATATGCTTTTATCCACTCTTCTTTTAAAGTCAAGAAAATAAATATCAATACTGCCAATTATGAAACACTAAAAAGTCATTCGTACATAAATGTAAAAGCTGCCAGCATTTTATTAAAGTACAAAAAACAACATGGAAATTATAAAACGATAGAAGATATTAAAAACTCAAGAGCAATAGAAGAAGAAAAGCTGACCAAACTTATTCCTTATTTGGAGTTTTAA
- a CDS encoding RNA polymerase sigma factor RpoD/SigA produces the protein MRQLKISKQITNRESQSLDKYLQEIGKVDLLTPDEEVELAKRIRDGDQIALERLTKANLRFVVSVAKQYQNQGLSLGDLINEGNLGLIKAAQRFDETRGFKFISYAVWWIRQSILQALAEQSRIVRLPLNRVGSLNKISKTFSELEQRYEREPSPEELADELEITPAEVIDTLKISGRHVSMDAPFVQGEDNTLLDVLENDTEDKPDSELMNDSLRREVQRALSTLTPREADVITYYFGLNGEHPMTLEEIGEKFNLTRERVRQIKEKAIRRLRHTTRSKALKPYLG, from the coding sequence ATGAGACAACTAAAAATTAGCAAACAGATAACCAACAGAGAAAGTCAATCACTAGATAAATATCTCCAAGAGATTGGAAAAGTTGATTTACTTACACCTGATGAAGAAGTAGAATTAGCAAAACGTATTCGTGATGGCGACCAAATCGCATTAGAAAGATTGACAAAAGCCAATTTGCGTTTTGTGGTATCTGTTGCAAAACAATATCAAAATCAAGGACTTTCTTTGGGTGACCTTATCAATGAAGGAAATCTAGGTCTTATCAAAGCTGCACAACGTTTTGATGAAACTCGTGGTTTTAAGTTTATTTCGTATGCTGTTTGGTGGATTCGTCAATCAATTCTACAAGCATTGGCAGAACAATCTCGTATCGTTCGTTTGCCTCTAAACCGTGTAGGTTCGCTTAATAAAATATCAAAGACATTTTCTGAACTAGAACAACGTTATGAACGTGAGCCTTCTCCAGAAGAATTAGCTGATGAGTTGGAAATTACGCCAGCAGAAGTAATTGATACACTCAAAATTTCAGGTCGTCATGTATCAATGGATGCTCCATTTGTACAGGGAGAAGATAATACACTTCTTGATGTTTTGGAAAATGATACAGAAGACAAACCAGATTCTGAGCTTATGAATGATTCACTTCGTCGTGAAGTTCAGAGAGCATTATCGACTCTTACTCCTCGTGAAGCTGATGTAATTACATATTATTTTGGTCTTAATGGAGAACATCCAATGACTTTAGAAGAGATTGGAGAGAAATTCAATCTTACTCGTGAGCGTGTTCGTCAGATTAAAGAAAAAGCTATTCGTCGCCTTCGTCATACAACACGTAGCAAGGCTTTGAAACCTTATTTAGGTTAA
- the pnp gene encoding polyribonucleotide nucleotidyltransferase: MKPNPIIKTVSLPDGREISVETGVLAKQASGAVVVRMGNTMLLATVVGAKEAREGTDFFPLSVDYQEKFAANGRIPGGFLKREGRLSDHEILISRIVDRAVRPLFPDNYHNETQIMISLISADEEVLPDALAGFAASAAIAVSDLPMLEPMSEVRVIKLGEEYIINPTPAQMEEASLECIVAATYDNIMMVEGESKEVTEEDLLKAIQVAHETIRLQCILQRELEQAVGSTQKREHLQPEGNEELEKMLHEKYYQAIYDSVKEGVSRSKSERGEAMKAIKQSYIDTLPEEHEIDMKMVGTYFKSMYKKAARNFVLDEGTRLDGRKTNEVRPIWSEVDYLPSAHGSAVFTRGETQSLTTVTLGTKLDEQMIDGAMNSGYNRFILHYNFPAFSTGEARPNRGPGRREVGHGNLAMRALKNILPSYEDNPYTVRVVSDILESNGSSSMATVCAGSLALMDAGVKLKSPVSGIAMGMISDSETGKFAILSDILGDEDHLGDMDFKLTGTENGITAYQMDIKIDGLSYEVLHKALLQAKEGRMHILGEMNKTMTEARVEMKDHAPRIHQIIIPRELIGAVIGPGGKIVQEIQRETGATITIEEVNNAGRISIFATDKNKLEAAKNIVEEIVTPPEEGKVYEGTVKKITEFGAFVEFMKGKEGLLHISEITWERLPSMEGVLEEGEEVQVKLMEVDQRSGKFRLSRKVLLPKPEGYEERPPRDRSNDRGGNDRGGSRGNGRDSRGGGRDSRPPRRNN, encoded by the coding sequence ATGAAACCAAATCCGATTATAAAAACGGTTTCTCTCCCCGACGGACGAGAAATAAGTGTAGAAACAGGCGTATTAGCCAAACAAGCAAGTGGTGCAGTAGTTGTCAGAATGGGAAATACAATGCTTTTAGCTACCGTAGTAGGCGCAAAAGAAGCTCGTGAAGGAACAGATTTTTTCCCTCTTTCAGTTGATTATCAAGAAAAATTTGCTGCTAATGGTCGTATTCCAGGTGGCTTTTTAAAGCGTGAAGGAAGATTATCCGACCATGAAATTTTGATTTCAAGAATTGTAGATAGAGCTGTCCGTCCACTTTTTCCTGACAATTATCATAACGAAACGCAAATCATGATTTCACTTATCTCTGCTGATGAGGAAGTTTTGCCTGATGCTTTAGCTGGTTTTGCTGCTTCGGCTGCAATTGCAGTTTCTGATTTGCCTATGCTTGAACCAATGTCAGAAGTACGAGTAATCAAATTAGGAGAAGAATATATCATCAATCCAACGCCTGCTCAAATGGAAGAAGCAAGTTTGGAATGTATTGTCGCTGCAACGTATGACAATATTATGATGGTAGAAGGAGAATCTAAAGAAGTAACAGAAGAAGATTTATTGAAAGCAATTCAAGTAGCTCATGAAACGATTAGGTTACAATGTATTTTGCAGAGAGAATTAGAACAAGCTGTTGGAAGCACCCAAAAGCGTGAACATCTACAACCAGAAGGCAATGAAGAATTAGAAAAAATGCTTCATGAGAAGTATTACCAAGCAATTTATGATTCTGTGAAAGAAGGCGTTTCACGTAGTAAATCTGAGCGTGGAGAAGCTATGAAAGCTATTAAGCAATCCTATATCGATACGCTTCCAGAAGAACATGAAATTGATATGAAAATGGTAGGTACATACTTTAAAAGCATGTACAAAAAAGCTGCTCGTAACTTTGTATTAGATGAAGGAACACGTTTGGATGGAAGAAAAACAAATGAAGTACGTCCTATTTGGTCAGAGGTTGATTATTTGCCTTCAGCTCACGGTTCTGCTGTCTTTACTCGTGGCGAAACTCAATCACTTACAACAGTTACTCTAGGTACAAAACTAGACGAACAAATGATTGATGGAGCAATGAACTCTGGTTACAATCGTTTTATTTTACACTATAATTTCCCTGCATTTTCTACTGGTGAAGCTCGTCCGAATCGTGGACCTGGTCGTCGTGAAGTAGGACATGGAAATTTGGCTATGCGTGCATTGAAAAATATTTTGCCTTCTTATGAAGACAATCCTTATACAGTGCGTGTAGTTTCTGATATTTTAGAATCAAATGGTTCGTCTTCTATGGCTACTGTTTGTGCTGGTTCGTTGGCTCTTATGGATGCAGGTGTAAAACTTAAATCGCCTGTTTCTGGTATTGCTATGGGAATGATTTCTGACAGTGAAACAGGAAAATTTGCTATTCTTTCTGATATTTTGGGAGATGAAGACCATCTAGGAGATATGGACTTTAAACTGACAGGAACAGAAAATGGAATTACAGCCTACCAAATGGACATCAAAATTGATGGACTTTCGTATGAAGTATTGCACAAAGCCTTATTGCAAGCAAAAGAAGGTCGTATGCACATTTTGGGAGAAATGAATAAGACGATGACAGAAGCTCGTGTAGAAATGAAAGATCACGCTCCACGTATTCATCAAATTATTATTCCTCGTGAACTTATTGGTGCTGTTATCGGACCTGGAGGAAAAATTGTTCAAGAAATTCAGCGTGAAACAGGTGCAACAATTACGATTGAAGAAGTAAATAATGCAGGACGTATTTCTATATTTGCAACTGACAAAAATAAACTAGAAGCTGCTAAAAATATCGTTGAAGAGATTGTAACACCACCAGAAGAAGGGAAAGTATACGAAGGAACAGTTAAAAAAATTACTGAATTTGGTGCTTTTGTAGAGTTTATGAAAGGAAAAGAAGGTTTGCTTCATATTTCTGAAATTACTTGGGAGCGTTTGCCATCAATGGAAGGCGTTTTAGAGGAAGGCGAAGAAGTACAAGTAAAACTAATGGAAGTAGACCAACGTTCTGGTAAATTCCGTTTATCAAGAAAAGTATTATTGCCTAAACCAGAAGGCTACGAAGAACGTCCACCTCGTGATAGAAGCAATGACAGAGGAGGAAATGACCGTGGAGGAAGCCGTGGCAATGGTAGAGACAGTAGAGGAGGAGGAAGAGATTCTCGTCCACCTCGTAGAAATAACTAA
- the rpsO gene encoding 30S ribosomal protein S15: MARVAYLTPADKEEIFEKNSLSKSKKDTGSSESQIALFTHRINYLTEHLKVHKKDHASRLGLLKLVGKRRSLLDYLIKTDVLRYRAIIKELGIRK, from the coding sequence ATGGCAAGAGTTGCATACCTTACTCCAGCAGACAAAGAAGAAATTTTTGAAAAAAATAGTCTTTCTAAAAGTAAAAAAGATACAGGTTCATCAGAATCTCAAATCGCTCTTTTTACACACCGTATCAACTACCTTACTGAACACTTGAAAGTTCACAAAAAAGATCACGCTAGTCGTTTAGGTCTTTTGAAATTGGTAGGTAAGCGTCGTAGTTTATTAGATTATTTAATCAAAACTGACGTATTGCGTTACCGTGCTATCATTAAAGAATTAGGTATTCGTAAATAA
- a CDS encoding energy transducer TonB, with protein MKSNFLCASVLFLAFFISTGFIFSTPSSSDFDTIIQSQTNFVLQDSSKEEDIIVEVPATFNGGMEKFYEYILKNLQYPKEAREERAKGKVMVQFSVDKEGNIVDVKAINSIHPSLDAEAVRVIQESPKWNPAIHKGERVKVRMSVPISFDISVSTIETRKEQKARRKKERQKNKKKG; from the coding sequence ATGAAATCTAATTTTCTTTGTGCTTCTGTTTTGTTTCTTGCTTTTTTTATAAGCACAGGATTTATTTTTTCTACTCCTTCAAGTAGTGATTTTGATACAATTATTCAATCTCAAACTAATTTTGTTTTACAAGATTCTTCTAAAGAAGAGGATATTATTGTTGAAGTTCCTGCAACTTTTAATGGTGGTATGGAAAAATTCTATGAATATATATTGAAAAACTTACAGTATCCGAAAGAAGCTCGTGAAGAGAGAGCAAAAGGAAAAGTAATGGTTCAGTTTTCAGTAGATAAAGAAGGTAATATTGTAGATGTAAAAGCTATTAATTCTATTCATCCATCACTTGATGCAGAGGCAGTACGAGTAATACAAGAATCTCCCAAATGGAATCCTGCTATTCATAAAGGAGAAAGAGTAAAAGTGAGGATGTCAGTTCCTATCAGCTTTGACATCTCAGTAAGTACTATAGAGACGAGGAAAGAGCAAAAGGCTAGGAGAAAAAAAGAAAGACAAAAAAATAAGAAGAAAGGCTAA